One Mastacembelus armatus chromosome 10, fMasArm1.2, whole genome shotgun sequence DNA window includes the following coding sequences:
- the LOC113144137 gene encoding acrosomal protein KIAA1210 isoform X4, with amino-acid sequence MAGVYGCFKGKNSDCAAMASGPPDVMANQEPAEVQEECSGKKKSKFQTFKKFFARKKRKEPSATGADAGLKASQSSDNVSKTSENNTITRSEKDKGSGSKINLGSKALSHDSVFVSDSSEANEGLGASQDSIHGKVKLLQLQLKQAIRLGSPPSLMCVKRTEDAGTMSEDDGLPCSPPEYTAVQAVMNEAQRNSSISLEGIDGDDDQNSCAVSSGAVSPLVVPGDFSQPASPFSCLDNTAAKHKLGLRHKACNKRKPASRLEVKSEGDSVVGEMLNTFTTEALGEEHEQKADVVRFDEVKLKVEIEEEAEDEEKVQPQHSGQSLLRDNEEMKEGEDKSEAEQDVSHDLDTSPPDQGLSEEEVPYAQSLPSSKSSSRASSLDSPRATESPAIPREYLMDPPDIASGAEENRVETDLVLTGEEDSEERNREEESSLLQEVLSSLKTPLVTCLLNAETEGVGLTMEDEMNKKQREEVETEGGAELKEEEAEVDEPVSFQATYPGSLLLGHTTEEEELVTLSCQEEEKVVAVEEEVKGQEAKEQEEEEEKEEAEEVKPQEENDLVCRKTNVQEEEEEYQSEGEEEAIELEEEPEVEEEGREKTEDDDEEEVVKEVKENLEEAEEATEEEKDDAEEMTEWFDGAAVEDVQVAMPLLEADEGMDVVVRDDTIKHTDDSEIPTELDEEEFTTVRECQANYNQTPEDEWEGEEEREEGVVEIKHTKHEAEQEKEANQPSPGYTEQDVELGEDHTEATEKAVVSSKPPALSLPEPHFETQSQESGTITPSKTSTIHINLMYPSPEKVTSFFQQPQTAAEPIEHEPLSDAEEQISASKEPSDSVEEDSAQEEEATPSVFVEETINQPSRSSDQSEVRFAITPAWQRSHSLTPPSSPPVCGSSPSNALGSGGEELEATGKKDPAVKAEPAGSAKVELVLSPGSAGNAGRTTAKPQNKTSLSPNPVKPQLSAAANTEDKLVHLLPTESSIIVEGNPDNPFGVRLRKTSVQHRFSSEEENAECPVDPPIQPISCKAEPLQPASVKPFQSQSISNKPTLPKKPDVHGDSGGKSKHISDSAADHGVSGGSESPSWISVARQKQKIYKEISPDEITVKKEEQERKSSPPIYVSSAASREQSSHTAQSANKVNPLEMNKLATNVEKDVRKTLPPPTPVPLQSSKSQLLPSPVPPKIQVLPVTVKPVSHPNPATRSLYPPTPVPVTQNHPSCTSPSSVSKTPASLLSSKTPESQTVRHTHILRNVKIPGQRLKWDGIQMKLDNSVLNKPLPVVTFGKGDLIESDLLGTDHVIKTSFDGKAQTCCDLQYLTVHGLKEVLKLYPEYGNVYASNINNSLTYNLHLCHQNEDSCILHEGSKGKVLPQQFWRFHRDLLSGRQGRRVQGTVHPDASIFSLNIR; translated from the exons GAAAGAAAAAGTCCAAgtttcagacatttaaaaaattctttgccaggaagaagaggaaggagccATCAGCCACTGGAGCAGATGCAGGGCTGAAAGCCAGCCAGTCAAGCGACAATGTTAGCAAAACATCAGAGAATAACACCATCACTCGATCGGAGAAGGATAAGGGCTCTGG GTCAAAGATCAACCTGGGCAGCAAGGCCTTGTCACAtgactctgtgtttgtttctgactcATCTGAGGCCAACGAGGGCCTGGGGGCATCTCAGGACAGCATTCATGGAAAAGTGAAATTGCTACAG CTCCAGCTGAAGCAGGCTATCAGACTGGGCTCCCCTCCATCCCTGATGTGTGTGAAGAGGACAGAAGATGCTGGAACCATGTCTGAGGATGATGGTCTGCCCTGTAGTCCACCTGAATACACTGCAGTACAAGCCGTCATG AATGAGGCACAGAGGAACAGCTCCATCAGTCTGGAGGGAATAGATGGTGATGATGATCAG AATTCCTGTGCTGTCTCCAGTGGAGCGGTGAGCCCCCTGGTGGTTCCAGGGGACTTCAGTCAGCCGGCAAGTCCCTTCAGCTGTCTGGATAACACTGCTGCCAAACACAAGCTGGGCCTGAGACACAAAGCCTGCAACAAGAGGAAACCTGCCAGT AGGCTGGAAGTGAAATCAGAGGGAGATTCTGTGGTTGGTGAAATGCTGAACACCTTTACAACAGAAGCTTTGGGGGAGGAGCATGAACAAAAGGCAGATG TTGTAAGATTTGATGAGGTTAAACTGAAAGTGGAGATCGAAGAAGAagcagaggatgaggagaaagtGCAACCACAGCATTCCGGACAATCCTTGTTGAGAGATAATGAGGAGATGAAGGAGGGAGAGGATAAGTCAGAAGCAGAACAGGATGTCTCTCATGACCTGGATActtctcctcctgaccagggTCTCTCAGAGGAGGAAGTCCCATATGCTCAGTCCCTACCCTCCTCCAAATCCAGCTCCAGAGCTTCCTCTCTGGACAGTCCCAG aGCAACAGAGTCCCCGGCTATTCCAAGAGAGTATTTGATGGACCCACCAGACATTGCTTCTGGAGCTGAGGAGAACAGGGTTGAAACAGATTTGGTGCTAACAGGAGAAGAAGATAgtgaagagagaaacagagaagaggagagtTCACTCTTACAGGAGGTGCTGAGCTCCTTGAAGACTCCTCTTGTCACTTGCTTGCTGAACGCAGAGACTGAAGGTGTGGGCCTGACGATGGAGGATGAGATgaacaaaaagcagagagaggaggttGAGACAGAAGGAGGAGCGGAGctgaaggaagaggaggcagaggtggaTGAGCCTGTCAGTTTTCAGGCTACGTACCCGGGCTCCCTGTTGTTGGGCCACACcactgaggaagaggagcttGTAACTCTTTCCTgtcaagaggaagaaaaagtaGTTGCTGTGGAAGAAGAGGTGAAAGGACAAGAAGCAAAGgag caagaagaggaagaagagaaagaagaagcagaggaaGTCAAACCTCAGGAAGAAAATGATTTGGTCTGTAGAAAAACTAACGtccaggaagaggaagaagaataccagagtgagggggaggaggaagccatagagctggaggaggagccagaggtggaggaggaagggcgagagaaaacagaggatgatgatgaagaggaggtggtGAAGGAAGTGAAGGAGAACttagaggaggcagaggaagccacagaagaagaaaaggatgaCGCAGAGGAGATGACAGAGTGGTTTGATGGTGCAGCAGTTGAAGATGTACAGGTTGCCATGCCACTATTGGAGGCAGATGAAGGCATGGATGTTGTGGTTAGAGACGAcactataaaacacacagacgATAGTGAAATTCCTACAGAACTGGATGAAGAGGAATTCACCACAGTGCGTGAGTGCCAAGCAAATTATAACCAAACCCCTGAAGATGAATGGGAAggtgaagaagagagagaagagggggttGTAGAGATCAAACACACCAAACACGAAGcagagcaagagaaagaagCAAACCAGCCTAGTCCAGGTTATACTGAGCAAGATGTGGAGCTGGGAGAGGATCACACTGAAGCcacagaaaaagctgttgtCTCCTCCAAGCCCCCTGCTTTGTCTCTCCCAGAGCCCCACTTTGAGACTCAGTCACAAGAGAGTGGGACCATCACTCCCAGTAAGACCAGTACCATCCACATAAATCTAATGTATCCCAGCCCAGAGAAAGTCACATCTTTCTTCCAGCAGCCCCAAACTGCTGCCGAACCCATAGAACATGAGCCACTTTCTGATGCTGAAGAACAAATCTCAGCATCAAAAGAACCATCTGACAGTGTAGAAGAAGACTCAGCTCAGGAAGAAGAGGCTACACCATCTGTCTTTGTGGAGGAAACAATCAACCAACCATCCAGAAGTTCAGATCAGAGCGAAGTCCGCTTCGCCATCACCCCTGCCTGGCAGAGATCACACAGTTTGactcctccttcctccccaCCTGTCTGTGGTTCTTCACCCTCCAATGCCTTGGGGTCTGGAGGTGAGGAGCTGGAGGCTACAGGTAAGAAGGATCCAGCTGTTAAAGCAGAGCCAGCGGGTTCAGCTAAGGTTGAACTGGTGTTGAGCCCTGGTAGTGCAGGGAATGCAGGAAGAACCACTGCCaaaccacagaacaaaacatcacTGTCTCCAAACCCTGTTAAACCTCAGCTCTCAGCTGCCGCAAACACAGAAG ACAAACTTGTCCACCTGCTGCCCACAGAGAGCTCTATCATAGTGGAGGGAAACCCTGACAATCCATTTGGAGTTCGTCTGAGGAAGACATCAGTTCAGCACCGCTTCAGCTCAGAGGAGGAAAATGCAGAG TGTCCTGTAGACCCGCCAATTCAACCTATAAGCTGTAAAGCTGAGCCACTGCAGCCAGCCAGTGTTAAGCCCTTCCAAAGTCAGTCAATCAGCAACAAACCCACCCTCCCTAAAAAACCAGATGTACATGGAGATAGTGGAGGAAAATCCAAGCACATCTCAG ACTCAGCTGCAGACCATGGTGTTTCTGGTGGATCAGAGTcacccagctggatctctgtggccagacagaagcagaaaatctATAAAGAAATCTCACCAGATGAGATTACAGTGAAAAAG GAGGAACAAGAGAGGAAGAGTTCGCCACCAATATATGTCAGCTCAGCTGCAAGCAGGGAGCAGAGCAGTCACACAGCTCAATCTGCCAACAAAG tgaacCCACTGGAGATGAATAAGCTGGCAACAAATGTGGAAAAGGATGTCAGAAAAACTCTCCCACCTCCAACACCAGTGCCACTGCAATCTTCGAAGTCCCAGTTGCTGCCCTCCCCCGTCCCTCCAAAAATCCAGGTTCTACCAGTCACTGTAAAACCTGTATCCCACCCTAACCCAGCCACAAGATCCCTTTACCCACCAACTCCAGTTCCAGTTACCCAAAACCATCCATCTTGCACCAGCCCATCATCTGTCTCCAAAACTCCTGCATCCCTACTTTCATCCAAGACACCAGAGTCTCAGA CAGtgagacatacacacattttgagGAATGTGAAGATTCCTGGCCAGAGACTAAAATGGGATGGCATTCAAATGAAGTTGGACAACAGTGTGCTGAACAAACCACTGCCAGTTGTGACTTTTG GAAAAGGAGACTTGATTGAATCTGACCTGCTTGGAACAGACCATGTCATCAAGACCAGTTTTGATGGGAAAGCTCAGACCTGCTGTGACCTACAGTATCTCACCGTGCATGGCCTGAAAGAGGTGCTGAAACTCTACCCAGAATACGGAAATGTGTATGCTTCCAACATCAATAACAGCCTCACCTACAACCTGCATCTATGCCACCAGAACGAGGACAGCTGCATCCTGCATGAGGGCAGCAAGGGCAAG GTTTTGCCACAACAATTTTGGAGGTTCCACCGAGATCTGTTAAGTGGTCGTCAGGGAAGACGGGTACAGGGGACAGTACACCCTGACGCATCAATCTTCAGCCTCAACATCCGCTGA
- the LOC113144137 gene encoding acrosomal protein KIAA1210 isoform X5 — MSWFQSLRDDFTLRPFEIQQTHSDCAAMASGPPDVMANQEPAEVQEECSGKKKSKFQTFKKFFARKKRKEPSATGADAGLKASQSSDNVSKTSENNTITRSEKDKGSGSKINLGSKALSHDSVFVSDSSEANEGLGASQDSIHGKVKLLQLQLKQAIRLGSPPSLMCVKRTEDAGTMSEDDGLPCSPPEYTAVQAVMNEAQRNSSISLEGIDGDDDQNSCAVSSGAVSPLVVPGDFSQPASPFSCLDNTAAKHKLGLRHKACNKRKPASRLEVKSEGDSVVGEMLNTFTTEALGEEHEQKADVVRFDEVKLKVEIEEEAEDEEKVQPQHSGQSLLRDNEEMKEGEDKSEAEQDVSHDLDTSPPDQGLSEEEVPYAQSLPSSKSSSRASSLDSPRATESPAIPREYLMDPPDIASGAEENRVETDLVLTGEEDSEERNREEESSLLQEVLSSLKTPLVTCLLNAETEGVGLTMEDEMNKKQREEVETEGGAELKEEEAEVDEPVSFQATYPGSLLLGHTTEEEELVTLSCQEEEKVVAVEEEVKGQEAKEQEEEEEKEEAEEVKPQEENDLVCRKTNVQEEEEEYQSEGEEEAIELEEEPEVEEEGREKTEDDDEEEVVKEVKENLEEAEEATEEEKDDAEEMTEWFDGAAVEDVQVAMPLLEADEGMDVVVRDDTIKHTDDSEIPTELDEEEFTTVRECQANYNQTPEDEWEGEEEREEGVVEIKHTKHEAEQEKEANQPSPGYTEQDVELGEDHTEATEKAVVSSKPPALSLPEPHFETQSQESGTITPSKTSTIHINLMYPSPEKVTSFFQQPQTAAEPIEHEPLSDAEEQISASKEPSDSVEEDSAQEEEATPSVFVEETINQPSRSSDQSEVRFAITPAWQRSHSLTPPSSPPVCGSSPSNALGSGGEELEATGKKDPAVKAEPAGSAKVELVLSPGSAGNAGRTTAKPQNKTSLSPNPVKPQLSAAANTEDKLVHLLPTESSIIVEGNPDNPFGVRLRKTSVQHRFSSEEENAECPVDPPIQPISCKAEPLQPASVKPFQSQSISNKPTLPKKPDVHGDSGGKSKHISDSAADHGVSGGSESPSWISVARQKQKIYKEISPDEITVKKEEQERKSSPPIYVSSAASREQSSHTAQSANKVNPLEMNKLATNVEKDVRKTLPPPTPVPLQSSKSQLLPSPVPPKIQVLPVTVKPVSHPNPATRSLYPPTPVPVTQNHPSCTSPSSVSKTPASLLSSKTPESQTVRHTHILRNVKIPGQRLKWDGIQMKLDNSVLNKPLPVVTFGKGDLIESDLLGTDHVIKTSFDGKAQTCCDLQYLTVHGLKENEDSCILHEGSKGKVLPQQFWRFHRDLLSGRQGRRVQGTVHPDASIFSLNIR, encoded by the exons GAAAGAAAAAGTCCAAgtttcagacatttaaaaaattctttgccaggaagaagaggaaggagccATCAGCCACTGGAGCAGATGCAGGGCTGAAAGCCAGCCAGTCAAGCGACAATGTTAGCAAAACATCAGAGAATAACACCATCACTCGATCGGAGAAGGATAAGGGCTCTGG GTCAAAGATCAACCTGGGCAGCAAGGCCTTGTCACAtgactctgtgtttgtttctgactcATCTGAGGCCAACGAGGGCCTGGGGGCATCTCAGGACAGCATTCATGGAAAAGTGAAATTGCTACAG CTCCAGCTGAAGCAGGCTATCAGACTGGGCTCCCCTCCATCCCTGATGTGTGTGAAGAGGACAGAAGATGCTGGAACCATGTCTGAGGATGATGGTCTGCCCTGTAGTCCACCTGAATACACTGCAGTACAAGCCGTCATG AATGAGGCACAGAGGAACAGCTCCATCAGTCTGGAGGGAATAGATGGTGATGATGATCAG AATTCCTGTGCTGTCTCCAGTGGAGCGGTGAGCCCCCTGGTGGTTCCAGGGGACTTCAGTCAGCCGGCAAGTCCCTTCAGCTGTCTGGATAACACTGCTGCCAAACACAAGCTGGGCCTGAGACACAAAGCCTGCAACAAGAGGAAACCTGCCAGT AGGCTGGAAGTGAAATCAGAGGGAGATTCTGTGGTTGGTGAAATGCTGAACACCTTTACAACAGAAGCTTTGGGGGAGGAGCATGAACAAAAGGCAGATG TTGTAAGATTTGATGAGGTTAAACTGAAAGTGGAGATCGAAGAAGAagcagaggatgaggagaaagtGCAACCACAGCATTCCGGACAATCCTTGTTGAGAGATAATGAGGAGATGAAGGAGGGAGAGGATAAGTCAGAAGCAGAACAGGATGTCTCTCATGACCTGGATActtctcctcctgaccagggTCTCTCAGAGGAGGAAGTCCCATATGCTCAGTCCCTACCCTCCTCCAAATCCAGCTCCAGAGCTTCCTCTCTGGACAGTCCCAG aGCAACAGAGTCCCCGGCTATTCCAAGAGAGTATTTGATGGACCCACCAGACATTGCTTCTGGAGCTGAGGAGAACAGGGTTGAAACAGATTTGGTGCTAACAGGAGAAGAAGATAgtgaagagagaaacagagaagaggagagtTCACTCTTACAGGAGGTGCTGAGCTCCTTGAAGACTCCTCTTGTCACTTGCTTGCTGAACGCAGAGACTGAAGGTGTGGGCCTGACGATGGAGGATGAGATgaacaaaaagcagagagaggaggttGAGACAGAAGGAGGAGCGGAGctgaaggaagaggaggcagaggtggaTGAGCCTGTCAGTTTTCAGGCTACGTACCCGGGCTCCCTGTTGTTGGGCCACACcactgaggaagaggagcttGTAACTCTTTCCTgtcaagaggaagaaaaagtaGTTGCTGTGGAAGAAGAGGTGAAAGGACAAGAAGCAAAGgag caagaagaggaagaagagaaagaagaagcagaggaaGTCAAACCTCAGGAAGAAAATGATTTGGTCTGTAGAAAAACTAACGtccaggaagaggaagaagaataccagagtgagggggaggaggaagccatagagctggaggaggagccagaggtggaggaggaagggcgagagaaaacagaggatgatgatgaagaggaggtggtGAAGGAAGTGAAGGAGAACttagaggaggcagaggaagccacagaagaagaaaaggatgaCGCAGAGGAGATGACAGAGTGGTTTGATGGTGCAGCAGTTGAAGATGTACAGGTTGCCATGCCACTATTGGAGGCAGATGAAGGCATGGATGTTGTGGTTAGAGACGAcactataaaacacacagacgATAGTGAAATTCCTACAGAACTGGATGAAGAGGAATTCACCACAGTGCGTGAGTGCCAAGCAAATTATAACCAAACCCCTGAAGATGAATGGGAAggtgaagaagagagagaagagggggttGTAGAGATCAAACACACCAAACACGAAGcagagcaagagaaagaagCAAACCAGCCTAGTCCAGGTTATACTGAGCAAGATGTGGAGCTGGGAGAGGATCACACTGAAGCcacagaaaaagctgttgtCTCCTCCAAGCCCCCTGCTTTGTCTCTCCCAGAGCCCCACTTTGAGACTCAGTCACAAGAGAGTGGGACCATCACTCCCAGTAAGACCAGTACCATCCACATAAATCTAATGTATCCCAGCCCAGAGAAAGTCACATCTTTCTTCCAGCAGCCCCAAACTGCTGCCGAACCCATAGAACATGAGCCACTTTCTGATGCTGAAGAACAAATCTCAGCATCAAAAGAACCATCTGACAGTGTAGAAGAAGACTCAGCTCAGGAAGAAGAGGCTACACCATCTGTCTTTGTGGAGGAAACAATCAACCAACCATCCAGAAGTTCAGATCAGAGCGAAGTCCGCTTCGCCATCACCCCTGCCTGGCAGAGATCACACAGTTTGactcctccttcctccccaCCTGTCTGTGGTTCTTCACCCTCCAATGCCTTGGGGTCTGGAGGTGAGGAGCTGGAGGCTACAGGTAAGAAGGATCCAGCTGTTAAAGCAGAGCCAGCGGGTTCAGCTAAGGTTGAACTGGTGTTGAGCCCTGGTAGTGCAGGGAATGCAGGAAGAACCACTGCCaaaccacagaacaaaacatcacTGTCTCCAAACCCTGTTAAACCTCAGCTCTCAGCTGCCGCAAACACAGAAG ACAAACTTGTCCACCTGCTGCCCACAGAGAGCTCTATCATAGTGGAGGGAAACCCTGACAATCCATTTGGAGTTCGTCTGAGGAAGACATCAGTTCAGCACCGCTTCAGCTCAGAGGAGGAAAATGCAGAG TGTCCTGTAGACCCGCCAATTCAACCTATAAGCTGTAAAGCTGAGCCACTGCAGCCAGCCAGTGTTAAGCCCTTCCAAAGTCAGTCAATCAGCAACAAACCCACCCTCCCTAAAAAACCAGATGTACATGGAGATAGTGGAGGAAAATCCAAGCACATCTCAG ACTCAGCTGCAGACCATGGTGTTTCTGGTGGATCAGAGTcacccagctggatctctgtggccagacagaagcagaaaatctATAAAGAAATCTCACCAGATGAGATTACAGTGAAAAAG GAGGAACAAGAGAGGAAGAGTTCGCCACCAATATATGTCAGCTCAGCTGCAAGCAGGGAGCAGAGCAGTCACACAGCTCAATCTGCCAACAAAG tgaacCCACTGGAGATGAATAAGCTGGCAACAAATGTGGAAAAGGATGTCAGAAAAACTCTCCCACCTCCAACACCAGTGCCACTGCAATCTTCGAAGTCCCAGTTGCTGCCCTCCCCCGTCCCTCCAAAAATCCAGGTTCTACCAGTCACTGTAAAACCTGTATCCCACCCTAACCCAGCCACAAGATCCCTTTACCCACCAACTCCAGTTCCAGTTACCCAAAACCATCCATCTTGCACCAGCCCATCATCTGTCTCCAAAACTCCTGCATCCCTACTTTCATCCAAGACACCAGAGTCTCAGA CAGtgagacatacacacattttgagGAATGTGAAGATTCCTGGCCAGAGACTAAAATGGGATGGCATTCAAATGAAGTTGGACAACAGTGTGCTGAACAAACCACTGCCAGTTGTGACTTTTG GAAAAGGAGACTTGATTGAATCTGACCTGCTTGGAACAGACCATGTCATCAAGACCAGTTTTGATGGGAAAGCTCAGACCTGCTGTGACCTACAGTATCTCACCGTGCATGGCCTGAAAGAG AACGAGGACAGCTGCATCCTGCATGAGGGCAGCAAGGGCAAG GTTTTGCCACAACAATTTTGGAGGTTCCACCGAGATCTGTTAAGTGGTCGTCAGGGAAGACGGGTACAGGGGACAGTACACCCTGACGCATCAATCTTCAGCCTCAACATCCGCTGA